A single genomic interval of Musa acuminata AAA Group cultivar baxijiao chromosome BXJ3-4, Cavendish_Baxijiao_AAA, whole genome shotgun sequence harbors:
- the LOC135635998 gene encoding uncharacterized protein LOC135635998, with product MEKKSSSCSSGQTQIKMLIENEISKETELKRKSLSVVAQLMGIDDPALAQQHVPISTKRNMQVDYPSTTLAGALKGCHQQEVILKHQQCDYDKMKVQDAHEVSQKPSRASGIKDLWGNCNENQNKNKKAFVRKIFMEAKHVTKDEKLLHSKEFQDALEILSSNRDVFLKILQDPGSLFLKNIRNVHMSPPLQKKHITVLKPSQKVEKKDENLVMEGKYPLFNKCERGTTKQICDEQCWSSSFTQTNADIFSLPSRIVVLKPSTRKPREKKSKVTPPTTLCKLLEQSGFFGELGDSETFGSTFTAKNCSQQGLESITGNWTDKSLCPPVRVNGCRDENLLNKPENVNTEEDGGSFSDSEILTSTSRYSWEYTNRTGSSCSALTFSQDSNSPKSSVVMEAKKQLLEIWSSMASNENNQERTRLPRCSFSLGEMLAIKVVKEGEYCDKFTVPNSKSCGQEAEPELSTSCKTNGKIKNVQRETSLINLSRSKSVPISSSVYDHIELNKESSDFGKNKSMKTKEIAKSKNEKSTFKEKFSNFLSSKIKKTSRENPVSPPLMGSDDKAQSGSAGLAANKNVESINPLYKNFPMTSSLAKYEERSGNAAYPTPVIVVTKKASFSIEKAKTCNNSSGEIKFRDYESLKSNQDQPSPTSVLHVPFVDETNDNVSRSSEANADPHALPRPSTIKSVVRSLSWENAYLDKPSRDLSKCKGASSKVDNHEQEHFVSTRKVLSSGLEKATMISAGCQPLDRQLDSVPLAKFLTWEKEEAEHREKRTKQHFLFGSVNSAAEIGSTGLTTLQSAYPWNRGFGRDLGNVFANSAVSVEVWNLVRDSFSVKTMWARGEGGIDNLVFDRALMKVKGGQRLAESMRLEVQEIAKEISRDVFKDLVGEALADINA from the exons ATGGAGAAGAAATCTTCAAGTTGCAGTTCAGGTCAAACACAAATTAAGATGCTAATAGaaaatgagatatcaaaagaaacAGAGTTAAAGCGGAAATCACTTAGTGTTGTGGCCCAACTAATGGGAATTGATGATCCTGCGCTAGCTCAACAACATGTCCCCATTTCTACTAAAAGGAATATGCAAGTGGATTATCCATCAACTACCTTAGCAGGAGCACTGAAGGGTTGCCATCAGCAAGAAGTCATTTTAAAGCATCAGCAATGTGACTATGACAAGATGAAGGTCCAGGATGCACATGAAGTATCACAGAAACCTTCAAGAGCCAGTGGTATCAAGGATCTGTGGGGAAATTGTAATGAGAaccagaacaaaaataaaaaggcCTTTGTTCGCAAAATATTCATGGAAGCAAAGCATGTGACAAAAGATGAAAAACTACTTCACTCCAAAGAGTTCCAAGATGCCCTGGAGATTCTCAGTTCAAACCGAGATGTATTTCTCAAAATTCTTCAAGATCCGGGTTCCCTTTTCCTGAAGAATATTAGAAATGTCCATATGAGTCCACCACTTCAAAAAAAGCACATTACTGTATTGAAGCCTTCACAAAAGGTTGAGAAAAAGGATGAGAATCTGGTGATGGAAGGGAAATATCCATTGTTCAACAAGTGTGAACGAGGAACAACCAAGCAAATCTGTGACGAACAATGTTGGAGCTCTAGTTTTACTCAAACAAATGCTGATATTTTTTCCCTGCCAAGTAGGATAGTGGTCCTAAAGCCTAGCACTAGAAAGCCCCGTGAAAAGAAATCCAAGGTAACCCCTCCAACTACTTTATGTAAATTGCTGGAACAGAGTGGCTTTTTTGGAGAGTTGGGAGATAGTGAAACCTTTGGATCAACATTTACAGCAAAGAATTGCAGTCAGCAGGGACTGGAGAGTATAACTGGCAATTGGACAGATAAATCCTTGTGCCCTCCGGTCAGAGTGAATGGGTGCAGAGATGAGAATTTATTGAATAAGCCAGAAAATGTAAACACTGAAGAAGATGGAGGCAGCTTTAGTGACTCGGAGATTTTGACTTCAACTTCACGGTATTCTTGGGAATATACTAACAGAACTGGTAGTTCTTGCTCAGCCTTAACCTTTAGTCAGGATTCAAATTCACCCAAGTCATCAGTTGTTATGGAAGCGAAGAAGCAACTTTTAGAGATATGGTCTTCCATGGCATCTAATGAGAATAATCAAGAACGGACACGATTGCCAAGGTGCTCATTCTCTTTAGGTGAAATGCTTGCCATCAAAGTGGTAAAGGAAGGTGAATATTGTGATAAGTTTACTGTACCAAACAGCAAATCATGTGGTCAAGAAGCAGAACCAGAGTTATCTACATCCTGCAAGACCAATGGTAAAATAAAGAATGTGCAAAGGGAGACCTCCCTTATAAATTTATCTAGGTCAAAATCTGTTCCCATCTCATCTTCTGTTTATGATCACATTGAATTGAATAAGGAATCTTCTGACTTTGGGAAAAACAAATCTATGAAGACAAAGGAGATAGCGAAGTCTAAGAATGAAAAGTCAACTTTCAAAGaaaaattttcaaattttttatctTCAAAGATTAAGAAAACAAGCAGAGAAAACCCTGTTTCTCCTCCATTGATGGGCTCTGATGACAAGGCCCAGTCTGGTAGTGCTGGTTTAGCTGCAAACAAAAATGTTGAATCAATAAATCCTCTCTATAAGAACTTTCCTATGACAAGTTCACTGGCAAAGTATGAGGAAAGGTCTGGCAATGCAGCTTATCCAACACCAGTTATTGTAGTAACAAAAAAA GCTTCTTTTTCTATTGAGAAAGCCAAGACATGCAATAATTCATCGGGTGAGATCAAATTCAGGGACTATGAGAGTTTAAAAAGCAACCAGGACCAACCTAGTCCTACTTCAgttcttcatgtgccatttgtagATGAAACAAATGACAACGTGTCCCGATCATCTGAAGCTAATGCCGATCCACATG CTCTTCCTAGGCCTTCGACTATCAAATCAGTTGTTCGATCCTTATCATGGGAGAATGCCTACCTGGATAAGCCATCTCGAGATCTTTCTAAATGCAAAGGGGCATCATCCAAGGTCGACAACCATGAACAAGAACATTTTGTATCTACCCGGAAGGTGCTCTCTTCTGGCTTAGAGAAGGCTACTATGATTTCTGCTGGATGTCAACCTCTTGATAGGCAATTAGATTCAGTGCCGCTTGCAAAATTCCTTACTTGGGAAAAAGAGGAAGCTGAGCACAGGGAGAAAAGGACAAAGCAGCATTTCCTCTTTGGCTCTGTGAACTCAGCAGCAGAAATTGGTTCAACTGGTTTGACCACCTTACAAAGTGCATACCCATGGAACAGGGGATTCGGCAGGGATCTAGGAAATGTGTTTGCCAACTCTGCTGTATCAGTAGAGGTATGGAACCTAGTGAGGGATTCATTTTCTGTCAAAACAATGTGGGCAAGAGGTGAGGGCGGAATTGACAATCTAGTATTTGATAGAGCACTGATGAAAGTAAAAGGAGGACAGAGATTAGCTGAGTCAATGAGATTAGAAGTGCAGGAGATTGCCAAGGAGATTAGTAGGGATgtatttaaggatttggttgggGAGGCTTTGGCAGATATCAATGCCTAA
- the LOC103982763 gene encoding probable leucine-rich repeat receptor-like protein kinase At5g63930 — MMAKMPEISNSEGASVLVVLQFVALLASVVIHISEGVNIEGQYLLDLKSTMRDDLHHLDSWNPNDRTPCGWTGVNCTSDLNAVVVGLNLSSMNLSGSIPLSIGGLVHLTYLDLSFNELSGTIPREIGNCSKLEFLYLNSNNFEGEIPHELGTLSSLLKCNLCNNKLSSSLPESIGGLSSLVELVAYTNNITGPLPRSIGRLKNLVILRMGQNSISGSIPVEIGDCQNLKRLGLAQNLLGGEIPKELGKLTNLTELILWDNQLSGIIPKELGNCSSLVTLALYQNNLVGSIPAEIGNLKNLEKLYLYRNSLNGTIPKMIGNLTRATEIDFSENTLTGKIPSELSNNKGLHLLFLFQNQLTGNIPPELSELRNLTKLDLSINSLTGPIPLGLQYLPNLTQLQLFNNMLSGLIPKSLGVYSPLWVLDFSENNLTGIIPSHLCRRSNLILLNLWSNGLTGNIPSGITNCKSLVQLRLGKNSLTGSFPSDLCKLVNLTAIELDENRFSGPIPSEIGQCKALQRLILPNNFFTHKLPREIGNLSQLVIFNISSNEIGGSIPPEIFNCKMLQRLDLSKNQFLGALPDEVGSLLQLELLILSDNKFSGTIPSIIGKLSHLTELQMGGNEFFGTVPKELGELSSLQIAMNLSYNNLSGNIPPELGNLSLLEYVWLNNNHLTGEIPSTFAHLSSLLGLNVSYNNLTGPIPPIPLFQNMALSSFIGNRDLCGKPLGQCGLSPSSTSPSARTSTYLGKTIAIIAAAIGGISLVLIAVIVYIMIRPVETVAPVNDKQPGNTDSDTYIFPKEKITFQDLVAATNNFDESYVIGRGACGTVYRAVLQSGQTVAVKKLASNRDSSNAENSFRAEISTLGKIRHRNIVKLYGFFYHQGSNLLLYEYMSRGSLAESLHGGCSSSLDWDTRFMIALGAAEGLSYLHHDCKPRIIHRDIKSNNILLDENFEAHVGDFGLAKVIDMPQSKSMSAVAGSYGYIAPEYAYTMKVTEKCDIYSYGVVLLELLTGRTPVQPLDQGGDLVTWVRTHIRTSSLTSGILDSQLNLEDRVVVGHMIMVLKIALQCTSMSPMNRPAMHEVVFMLVESKQKAGSLASSPVSNLSSEEDNL, encoded by the exons ATGATGGCTAAGATGCCAGAGATTTCAAATTCTGAAGGAGCTTCTGTTTTGGTGGTTCTTCAGTTTGTAGCACTATTGGCCTCTGTAGTCATACATATTTCGGAAGGGGTAAACATTGAAGGACAATACCTGTTGGATCTTAAGAGTACAATGAGGGATGATCTGCACCACCTAGATAGTTGGAACCCTAACGATCGTACACCTTGTGGTTGGACGGGTGTTAATTGCACTTCCGACCTCAATGCAGTGGTCGTTGGCCTTAATCTGAGCTCCATGAATCTATCTGGAAGCATCCCCCTGAGCATTGGTGGATTAGTTCACCTAACATATCTTGATCTTTCCTTCAATGAGTTATCAGGAACAATCCCTAGGGAGATTGGAAATTGCTCAAAGTTAGAGTTTTTGTATCTCAATAGCAATAACTTTGAAGGTGAAATCCCTCATGAATTGGGTACCCTTTCCTCTTTGTTAAAATGCAATTTGTGTAACAACAAGCTATCGAGCTCTCTTCCTGAGTCGATCGGAGGTCTTTCATCGCTTGTGGAACTAGTGGCCTACACTAACAACATCACAGGTCCATTGCCTCGTTCCATCGGCAGGCTCAAGAACCTAGTTATATTACGGATGGGGCAAAATTCGATCTCTGGAAGCATTCCTGTGGAGATAGGTGACTGCCAGAACTTGAAACGACTTGGTCTTGCCCAGAACCTGCTAGGAGGTGAGATCCCAAAGGAGCTCGGGAAGTTGACAAACTTGACCGAACTAATTCTTTGGGACAACCAACTCTCTGGAATTATCCCTAAGGAGCTTGGAAACTGTAGCAGCCTCGTGACACTTGCCCTTTACCAGAATAATTTAGTGGGTAGTATACCTGCAGAGATTGGAAACCTGAAGAACTTGGAGAAGTTATATTTGTACAGAAATTCATTGAATGGGACAATCCCAAAAATGATTGGGAATCTTACTCGGGCAACAGAAATAGATTTCTCAGAGAATACATTGACAGGAAAAATACCATCTGAACTGAGTAACAATAAGGGTTTGCACCTGCTTTTCTTGTTCCAGAATCAGCTTACAGGCAACATTCCACCAGAATTGAGTGAGTTAAGGAATTTAACCAAGCTTGATCTCTCGATCAACTCTCTCACCGGGCCCATTCCTCTGGGATTGCAGTATCTGCCTAATCTAACTCAATTGCAACTCTTCAATAACATGCTGTCAGGCCTCATTCCCAAGAGTCTTGGCGTGTACAGTCCACTTTGGGTGCTTGATTTTTCAGAGAACAACCTCACTGGCATAATACCGAGTCATCTTTGTAGACGTTCGAACCTTATTTTGTTGAATTTATGGTCTAACGGGTTGACTGGAAACATTCCTAGTGGAATTACAAATTGTAAATCCTTGGTGCAACTTCGTCTCGGTAAGAACAGTCTCACAGGAAGCTTTCCCTCTGATTTATGCAAGCTGGTCAATCTTACTGCTATTGAGTTAGATGAGAACAGATTCAGTGGTCCCATTCCATCAGAGATAGGGCAATGCAAAGCTTTGCAGAGGCTTATTCTTCCTAACAACTTCTTCACACATAAATTGCCAAGGGAGATTGGTAATCTGTCACAGTTAGTTATCTTTAACATCTCATCCAATGAAATTGGAGGAAGCATACCTCCAGAGATTTTCAACTGTAAGATGCTCCAGCGACTTGACCTCAGCAAGAATCAGTTTTTAGGGGCATTGCCTGATGAAGTTGGAAGCCTTTTGCAGTTGGAACTGCTTATACTTTCTGATAACAAGTTCTCAGGAACAATACCTTCCATCATAGGAAAGCTCTCTCATCTGACAGAGCTGCAGATGGGCGGTAATGAATTTTTTGGTACAGTACCTAAGGAATTGGGTGAGCTTTCAAGTTTACAAATTGCGATGAATCTTAGCTACAACAATCTTTCAGGAAATATACCACCAGAGCTTGGCAATCTTTCCCTTCTGGAATATGTTTGGTTGAACAATAACCACTTAACTGGCGAAATTCCATCGACATTTGCCCATCTGTCTAGCTTACTTGGACTGAATGTTTCATATAATAATCTCACAGGGCCTATACCTCCTATTCCATTGTTTCAGAACATGGCTCTAAGTAGCTTCATAGGAAATAGGGATCTTTGTGGTAAACCTCTCGGTCAATGTGGTTTGTCTCCATCGTCTACATCTCCATCAGCTAGAACAAGTACCTACTTGGGTAAGACGATTGCAATAATTGCTGCTGCCATTGGAGGAATTTCTCTTGTACTCATTGCTGTGATTGTATATATCATGATAAGACCTGTTGAGACAGTCGCACCTGTCAATGACAAGCAACCAGGTAATACAGATTCAGATACATACATATTTCCAAAAGAGAAAATTACGTTCCAGGACCTAGTTGCTGCCacaaataattttgatgagaGTTATGTAATTGGAAGGGGTGCTTGTGGAACAGTATACAGAGCTGTTCTGCAATCTGGGCAAACAGTTGCTGTCAAGAAGCTAGCATCTAATAGAGACAGTAGCAACGCAGAAAATAGCTTTCGTGCAGAGATTTCGACTCTTGGAAAGATAAGGCATCGAAACATTGTCAAGCTATATGGTTTCTTCTATCACCAGGGTTCCAACCTTCTTCTGTATGAGTACATGTCAAGAGGCAGCCTGGCTGAGTCGCTTCATGGAGGTTGCTCTTCTTCTCTTGACTGGGACACCCGGTTCATGATTGCGCTTGGGGCTGCTGAGGGACTTTCATATTTGCACCATGATTGCAAGCCCCGGATCATTCACAGAGATATCAAGTCGAACAATATTCTGCTTGATGAGAACTTTGAAGCCCATGTTGGAGACTTTGGATTGGCAAAGGTGATCGACATGCCACAATCGAAGTCAATGTCTGCAGTTGCTGGATCATATGGGTACATAGCACCTG AATATGCATATACCATGAAAGTTACAGAAAAATGTGATATCTATAGCTATGGAGTTGTCCTTCTGGAACTACTGACTGGAAGAACACCTGTACAGCCCTTAGATCAAGGAGGTGACCTTGTTACATGGGTAAGGACACACATCAGAACCAGTTCTTTGACTTCTGGAATACTTGATAGTCAATTGAATTTGGAAGATAGGGTTGTCGTCGGtcacatgatcatggtcttgaaaATTGCCTTGCAATGCACAAGTATGTCACCGATGAACAGACCAGCGATGCACGAAGTTGTATTCATGTTGGTCGAGTCTAAACAGAAGGCTGGGAGCTTGGCATCCTCACCGGTTTCCAATCTCTCCTCCGAAGAGGATAACTTGTGA